A DNA window from Anaerolineales bacterium contains the following coding sequences:
- the acpS gene encoding holo-ACP synthase, which yields MLRVGADLIEIERIEEAVRRWGERFLEKIFTAEERAVYGERISSLAARFAAKEAASKALGTGLMTEIPWTDIEVLSGPSGEPGLHLHGRARERADRLGLTEWTLSLSHSGGHALAVVVAMGG from the coding sequence ATGCTGCGCGTGGGAGCCGATCTGATCGAAATCGAGCGGATCGAAGAGGCCGTCCGGCGCTGGGGGGAGCGTTTTCTGGAAAAGATCTTTACCGCGGAGGAGCGTGCGGTATACGGCGAGCGGATTTCCTCGCTCGCCGCGCGCTTCGCGGCCAAGGAAGCCGCCTCCAAGGCGCTCGGCACCGGCCTGATGACCGAAATTCCCTGGACCGACATCGAGGTGTTGAGCGGCCCCTCGGGCGAGCCGGGCCTGCACCTGCACGGCCGCGCTCGCGAGCGGGCCGACCGGCTTGGCCTGACCGAGTGGACCCTCAGCCTTTCCCATTCCGGCGGGCACGCGCTGGCGGTGGTGGTGGCGATGGGAGGGTGA
- a CDS encoding insulinase family protein, translating to MPSKVRRKPCAAVRGRKNLRRSARPAVPRRSAATPDLQALPGPKSIVRRELPNGAVVLARENFLSPSVVVLGALWAGGLDEREEKAGLAALTSMCLMRGAGKRSFHQIYNLLESAGATLSFGSGMHTTSFYCRCLAEDLPLALELAADALRRPSFPNDQFERLRGEYLTRLSVREQDTGERAYMAFAELAYAGHPYAHDKEGSPKTIRGITRRDLQDFHARWYGPRKMIFAVAGAAHSGKAIHLIEKYFGDWKNPLQTGRPALPPAPRAAKGVERRIPLSGKTQADLVLGIPGPARAAPDYLPAMLGNNILGVFGMYGRIGDAVREAEGLAYYSMSTLSGGVGPGPWMVLAGVNPDNVPRAVELIRREISRFTGSKVARGELADSQASIIGRIPLQMESNEGMAGSLMNIEMFNLGLDYYQRFPGLIRAITADQILEAARHYLHPERMVLAVAGPPEGG from the coding sequence ATGCCATCCAAGGTTCGCCGAAAACCATGCGCCGCCGTCCGGGGGCGCAAGAACTTGCGCCGGTCCGCCCGGCCTGCGGTTCCGCGGCGTTCGGCCGCGACGCCGGATCTCCAGGCGCTGCCGGGCCCGAAATCGATCGTGCGCCGGGAATTGCCGAACGGGGCGGTCGTTCTGGCCCGGGAGAATTTTCTCAGCCCATCGGTGGTGGTGCTGGGCGCCTTGTGGGCCGGCGGATTGGATGAGCGCGAAGAGAAAGCCGGACTCGCCGCGCTGACCTCCATGTGTCTGATGCGCGGCGCCGGAAAGCGTTCCTTCCACCAAATCTACAACCTCCTCGAATCCGCCGGAGCGACCCTCTCGTTCGGGTCGGGGATGCACACCACCTCCTTCTACTGCCGCTGCCTGGCGGAGGACCTTCCCCTGGCGCTGGAATTGGCAGCCGACGCCTTGCGCCGCCCGAGTTTTCCGAACGACCAGTTTGAACGCCTGCGCGGCGAATACCTCACCCGCCTGTCCGTCCGGGAGCAGGATACCGGCGAGCGGGCCTATATGGCGTTCGCCGAGCTCGCTTACGCCGGACATCCGTACGCCCATGACAAGGAAGGCAGCCCCAAAACGATTCGGGGAATCACGCGCCGGGATCTGCAGGATTTCCACGCCCGCTGGTACGGGCCGCGGAAAATGATCTTCGCCGTCGCCGGCGCGGCGCACAGCGGCAAGGCGATCCATCTGATCGAAAAATATTTCGGCGATTGGAAAAATCCGCTCCAGACCGGGCGCCCCGCGCTTCCGCCCGCGCCGCGAGCGGCGAAGGGAGTGGAGCGGCGCATCCCGCTTTCCGGAAAGACCCAGGCCGATCTGGTGTTGGGAATCCCCGGCCCGGCCCGCGCCGCGCCGGACTATCTGCCGGCGATGCTGGGCAACAATATCCTAGGCGTGTTCGGCATGTACGGCCGGATCGGCGACGCGGTCCGGGAGGCGGAGGGTTTGGCGTATTATTCGATGAGCACCCTCAGCGGAGGGGTGGGCCCCGGCCCGTGGATGGTGCTGGCCGGCGTGAATCCGGACAACGTGCCGAGGGCGGTGGAGTTGATCCGCCGCGAAATTTCACGCTTTACCGGATCGAAGGTGGCGCGCGGCGAACTGGCCGACAGCCAGGCCAGCATCATCGGCCGCATACCGCTGCAGATGGAATCCAACGAGGGCATGGCCGGCTCGCTGATGAACATCGAAATGTTCAACCTGGGGTTGGATTACTACCAGCGCTTCCCGGGCCTGATCCGGGCCATCACCGCCGACCAGATCCTCGAGGCGGCGCGGCATTACCTACACCCCGAGCGGATGGTGCTGGCCGTCGCCGGTCCGCCCGAAGGAGGGTGA
- a CDS encoding insulinase family protein: MSAGRVRRAKLRNGLLVLLKEIHAAPLISLWAWYRVGSRNERAGQTGISHWVEHMQFKGSAAFPAGSLDRAVSREGGVWNAMTWLDWTAYYETLPADRIDLGLRLEADRMTGSIFAPKEVASERTVIISERQGHENEPTFRLSEEVQAAAFRVHSYHHEVVGDVADLSSMTRDDLYGHYRDFYVPNNALLAVAGDFQSRAMLDRIRRLFGGISAGPAPNRGTRPEPAQRGERRVTVEGPGETAYVEAAYHAPAATDPDFFPMVVLDSVLAGPSNFNMFTGGISNKTSRLYRALVETELAAGVSGSLAATIDPYLYSITATVRNGKTPDQVLAALDAELKRAAEESLRREEMERAMKQARAIFAYGSETVTNQAFWMGYAEMFSSIDWFDNYLSSLAAVTADDVRRVAHKVLAKRNRTVGFYLPSGADGGSGPHPGG, translated from the coding sequence ATGAGCGCCGGTCGGGTCCGCCGCGCCAAGCTGCGCAACGGGCTCCTGGTGCTGTTGAAGGAGATCCATGCCGCGCCGTTGATCAGCCTGTGGGCCTGGTACCGGGTGGGCTCGCGCAACGAACGCGCCGGCCAGACCGGGATCTCGCATTGGGTGGAGCACATGCAGTTCAAGGGATCGGCCGCATTCCCGGCCGGCAGCCTGGACCGAGCGGTCTCGCGCGAAGGCGGGGTGTGGAACGCGATGACTTGGCTGGATTGGACTGCGTACTACGAAACCCTGCCCGCCGACCGCATCGATCTCGGCTTGCGCCTGGAAGCGGACCGCATGACGGGCAGCATCTTCGCTCCCAAGGAAGTCGCCTCCGAGCGCACGGTCATCATCTCCGAGCGCCAGGGACATGAAAACGAACCGACCTTCCGGCTTTCGGAAGAGGTGCAGGCCGCCGCCTTCCGGGTGCATTCTTACCACCATGAGGTCGTGGGGGACGTGGCGGACCTGTCGTCGATGACCCGCGACGACCTTTACGGACACTACCGCGATTTTTACGTCCCCAACAATGCCTTGTTGGCCGTGGCGGGGGATTTCCAATCCCGGGCGATGCTCGACCGCATCCGCCGGCTGTTCGGCGGAATTTCCGCCGGCCCGGCGCCGAACCGCGGGACTCGCCCCGAACCCGCGCAGCGGGGGGAGCGCCGGGTGACGGTGGAAGGGCCCGGAGAGACCGCCTACGTGGAAGCGGCCTACCACGCGCCGGCCGCGACCGATCCGGATTTTTTCCCGATGGTCGTGCTCGACAGCGTGCTGGCCGGACCGAGCAACTTCAACATGTTCACCGGCGGGATTTCGAACAAGACCTCGCGCCTCTACCGGGCGCTGGTGGAAACCGAATTGGCGGCAGGGGTGAGCGGAAGCCTCGCCGCGACGATCGATCCGTACCTGTATTCGATCACCGCCACGGTCCGCAACGGAAAAACTCCGGACCAAGTGCTAGCGGCGCTCGACGCGGAGCTCAAGCGCGCGGCGGAGGAATCGCTGCGGCGCGAGGAGATGGAGCGGGCGATGAAGCAGGCGCGGGCCATCTTCGCCTACGGCAGCGAGACGGTGACCAACCAGGCGTTCTGGATGGGATACGCCGAGATGTTCTCCTCGATCGATTGGTTCGACAACTACCTCTCTTCGCTCGCCGCGGTGACGGCCGACGACGTGCGGCGCGTGGCGCACAAGGTGCTGGCCAAGCGCAACCGGACGGTGGGGTTCTATCTCCCGTCGGGCGCGGACGGCGGATCCGGTCCGCACCCGGGCGGTTGA